AGCCTGCATTTCTTCCTGCCTTCCCAgcttttcttcctgtctctccaaCTGTCCCCTCTTGGCCAGCTAACTTTACCATCTGGTTATATCacctctatcattttttttaagctcctGTTTTCTAAGTCCACTGGCAAATTTCTTAGGtggttagatagatagatggggGATCAAACAGTGCCGGACACTGTCGTTTAAACTAAAGGTCCTCTTGAATCCAGCTTCCCTTCCTGTGTTTGCTGATTTCACATCCTACAGCTCTGAATTCACTCCCTTTTCTGAGTCACAGATCTTCTCCCTGGAGTCTAGTCCTGCAGGACCTGCTATCTGTCCCAGTCTTCCACTACCCTTGACCTTAAGACGGCTTCTTGGAATTCGTAGGGTTTCAGGCTTCCAGTGGACCTGAGTCCATATCggtgaaaggaaaaggaatcttTGGGTACAGTCTTTCTGTTCCATAAGCCGCCTTGATTTGTGAACCCTGTTCCTCCAAGGCTTCACTTCCTGTCTATCCCTGCCAAGTGTGGCTATATTTCTTCGGCTCTGACTTCATTTCCTGTCCTTCACTTTCCACTGGCTTACCGCCATGCCACTCCCACTTCCtgactcttcattctttttctttccttcggGAGCTCTGGATAAATAATTCTTTGACTGAAGGGGGCCTCTTTGTTCAGTATCCTTTTGTCCTCCGTGAGCTGTCTCTGTTGAGAACTCTGAGCCCTGTAAAGCACCAGAAGTAGTCATTAAAATACCCAAGAAACTCCTGGAGGCTTTCTTAAGACCTGAGGTGTTCTGGCCCTGATGAATGCTAGAAACCCACCTGGAAAGTAGGGATTTCCTCATAGAGACCTGTAGAGTGTCATGTGTAGAAAGGACTGTAATTTCCAGAAGTTCTATCACCCTGAACTTCCGGGAGGTTGTAATCCAATCACCTGtttgcatctctgtgtcttcttagACTCTGTATTCAACACTGCCTGCTCTCCTGGATAGTAACCCTTTTACAGCTGGGGCAGAGCTGCCAGGGCCTGGCGCAGAGCTGGGGGCCATGCCTCCAGGGTTGAGACCAACCCTGGGCGTGTTCCAGGCAGCCCTGGAACTGACCAGCCAGTGTGAGCTGCACCCGGACCTCGTGTCTCAGACTTTCGGTTACTTGTTCTTCTTCTCCAATGCATCCCTTCTCAACTCACTGATGGAACGAGGTGAGGGTCAgactggggaaggggcagggaggaaaggaCGGGCAACCCCTAAGACCGGTATCAATTCAGACACCACGCCCACAGGATCAGTCCTCATGTTTAGGGACTCAGGCGAGCAAGCTCCAGATCCCAAGCTGAAGGATGGGAAGGgtttgggagggaggagggcagagtcTGCAAACCAATTGCCCCTCATGCCCTTCCCTACAGGTCAAGGCCGGCCTTTCTATCAATGGTCCCGAGCTGTCCAAATCCGAACCAACTTGGACCTTGTCTTGGACTGGCTGCAGGGGGCCGGGCTGGGTGACATTGCCACTGAATTCTTCCGGAAACTCTCCATAGCTGTGAACCTGCTCTGTGTGCCCCGCACTTCTCTGCTTAAGGTGACTCCTGATCCCTGACCTCTGACATCCTCTATTTAGCTTACCCTTGGACCTCACCTTGGACTTCATGTTAtcccctgccctggctctgaCACTGGGTGCGGCATTGACGGTTAAAGGAAGCCAGCCCCAAGTGTCCAAACTGCATCTGAATCCTGGGCTACTTGCTAATAATAGTTTCCAAGGCCCCCTCCCTCAGACGTGCTGATTCAGAAAGTTTGCTATGAGACCAGGGAATGTGATAGTTAAAACATTCGTTGCACATAAactacatgccagacactgtttagtacttttttttaatttttaagattttatttatgaggggaaaagagagagagagagaacaaacagggggagcagcagagggagagggaaaagtagactccccactgagcagggaagtcTCATGCagggcttgttcccaggaccctgagatcatgacttgagccgaaggcagatgcttaatggactaagccatccaggcgcccctgtttaGCACTTCTCATTGAATGTTGACTAAGCCTCATGAAATAGGTTATTAACTGAAAATTCTTTTCAGACAAGGAAGCTGAAAATCAGGTAGGATAAGTtactcaatttcatttatttatatttatcaaacTTTAACAGAACATTTAATAAGCACTAGGCAGTGTCCTAACTACTTAATGATCTTGCCATATTGAATCCTCCTCAAAACTATGCCATTACGTAGTTCCTAGTCCTGCCCACACCCAGTtgacagatgaagagactgaggtaCCGTGGCTTGCTAGAAGGTAATGAGTAGTGAAGCTGGGATTTTTGAGCCCAGGCAATCTGAGTCCAGAGTCTCTGGTTTTCAACCCACTGATGATTCAAATGTCATCTCAGGTGTAGAATtgttcagaaacaaaaaaatagccACAATATAGTAATGAACCTCTAGGTACACAACATCAGCTTAAATCATACAAactaatgggggcacctggatggctctgtggttgagcatctgcctttggctcaggtcgtgattcaggggtcctgggactgagtcttacatcgggctccccacggggagcctgcttctctctctgcctgtgtctctgcctttctgtgtgggtctctaagtaaaatctttaaaaaaataataatacaaacgAATGGcccattttgtttcttcttcaccCCACACCCAACTCCTGGATCTTCATTTATGCTGAagcaaatcactttttttttttaaagctgagagcatggaaaaaaaaaaaaaaaaagctgagagcATGCCTTTTCCCACCATCACTTTGGTGACAGCCTGGCCTCACAATGTCCGGAAGATATCGCACAGACACAACCATCTACCCATTACATCCATGCCCTTTATGGAGGGCCTTCCATTTAGGATTTCTCAGCTGCCCCATAATGACCCCATATTTCTCACATGATCTTCCCACCAGGCTTCATGGAGCAGCCTACGAACTGACCACCCCACTCTGACCCCTGCTCAGCTCCACCATCTGCTCAGCCACTACCAGCTGGGTCCTGGTCGTGGGCCACCACCTGCCTGGGATCCTCCCCCTGCAGAGCGAGATGCTGTGGACACAGGTgaggagagatggagacagaggcaCTGGGgctgtcagcttttttttttttttttttgtcctcaggACCCAGGAATTTATAGCCCCAACCCCTTCCTCTTTCTGACCCAGGATTATATACCTTTAACTCTCTCCTCCTTCAAGATCTAAGTGATGGACCCTAACTACCCCTCCCCCAGGGTACAAGAGTTCAAGCtccatctctccttttttccccaaagttcgGGCCCTCAGCCTCTTCCCCGACAAGCTGCCCTCCCCGCCCAGTAATTCGGGTTCCGGACCCCTCCACTCTAAGGAATCCGTAAAACTAAGCTCCCAGACCTTCCTTTCTCAGACCCAAGAACCCAATACCTCGCCCGTTTCCCGGGCAACGGTGGCCTTTCTTTGTGTGAACTACAACTCCCATGATGCCTGGGGACTCCCAAGAGTCGTGTTTGAGTGGATCCTGCTCCAGGAATTGCTGGGAGTTGAAGTTTTTCCCTCGGGCATGCGCAGCTTCTCCCCCAACACTGCTACCCCTCGCCCATTTTCAGAATTTGACTCTTCTTCGATTTCCTAGGGGACATCTTCGAAAGCTTCTCTTCCCATCCTCCCCTCATCCTGCCCTTGGGCAGCTCGCGCCTGCGCCTCACGGGTCCTGTGACGGACGACGCTCTGCACCGTGAACTGCGCAGGCTCCGCCGCCTTCTCTGGGATCTTGAGCAGCAGGAACTGCCGGCCAATCACCGCCACGGGCCTCCCGCGGCCACGCCTCCTTGAAAACCAATAACGAACAAGCGCGCGAACCTTGAAAATTCTTCGGCTTCCACTCCCTGGAGCCCGCCTGAGCTCCGAGCTCTCTGGGAGTTGTAGTTCTTTCCCCGCGTGGGATGCCGGGAGTTTGAGTTTTCGGGCAGTAGAGGATGGGACAGTGGGAAAATGGGCTTGGGAAGTGAGCGCAAGGAGCAATAAAGGTATCTGTCGTATTGGCAACGCCTCACTTGTTAAGACTCGGGAACGCTGGTGATGATGACTTTCTGCGGATTACAGCACCATGGTCCTCGACTAGAGCGTTGGGTTCTTGCCCAGTCCGAGGAGGTATTTATAGCTTCGGCCTCAGCTTGCCCTGCGGCTTGTAATCCAAACCCGGAGCCCTGGGGCCTCCCACGCATTTCAGGACAGAGCTCTAAGCTCTCTCTGCCAAATATCAGGCCCTCAGTCCTGCCAGTGGGGACCAGACTTCTCTCCCTTCGACCCCAGAGGCCATAGTCCAACCCTCctctccctcagacccaggagtctggGTTCCCAGAACCCATCTGCACATTTCGGCCTGTCGGGCACCCTGCGGAATCCCAACACCTCTTGTCCTTGTTCTGGCAACCCTCGTTTTCCACATCAGGAAGTCCGGGCCCCCAACCCACTCCTCCCTCAGACCCGGGAGTCCGGGTCCCCaagtcccctcctccctcagactcaGGAGTCCGGGGCTCCAGTTTGAACTTTCCACTCCCCTAAATCTGACCCTGCTGCTGCGTCAGGGAAAAAATAAGCGACAGGTGGCACCTGCCCGCAGGGCCGGGTCGCGACCACCTGCTCCCGCTGCTCACTCGGAGCCCCTCTCCAGGCACCTGCTACTGTCAGTCCGCGGGTGGCTGCCCCGCCCGACCCCGAGGCCCCAGGACGCGGAGGAGGAGCGACCCAGGGAACCCCGACGTTCGCCCCGCCCCAGTCCCTCCCAGCTTGTGCTCCCGCCCCTTCTCAGGGTCCCAGGCGGGGCTCCTGTCCGCCCCCCAACCCCGCGCCTCGTCCTCAGGCCCCAGGCACGCCCTCGAAAGGGGCGTCCTAGGCGCTCCCAGCTGGTGGGGCGGAGCCTGAGGCCTCCAGCCTAGACCAGGGACTCAACCCGCTCCAGAGCACCGCTGCGCTGAGCCCACCTGGTGAGAAGCCCCTgggatgaggggtggggggagcccacCTTAACTCCTCTGCACCTCTCTGGTCCCAGTCCCTTCCTCACAGACCAGGGTGgctgccacccacccacccactcccttCTTAAATGCAGGTGGCAGAGACCCTTCCATTCCCCAGGAACCTACCAGGTAGCTCTCCCCTCTTGATCAAGGGTGTTGGATTCTAGCcccttcggagtgttgagctctGTCCCTTCAgccccttttccttcctctcctttcacaGGCCCAGGGGTCTCCTTTCATAGATCCCAATCTTTCCTCCTCCAGGCTCCAGGAATTGGGGCCCTCAAAGTCAGGAgtcccctctcccagcccttcCTTCTTCAGGATCCAGAAGTTATGGCTCAAGGCCTCTCCTATTCCTAAGCCTCTGAGGCCCTTTCCCTGCTGCCTTCACACGCAGGGACAGCCTCCTGACCTCCACTCTGACCCTGCCTCCGGTGGGGGCCCTGTCCTCCCCTCAGTCCAGGTCTCCATCCCAGCCTTGGCAATGACTCTCGCAACTTCCTCTCAGCGCTCCCAAATCATTCGCTCCAAGTTCAGATCTGGTGAGAGGCTTCTCTCTGCATGTAGGGAAGGGGtcttttggggtcctgggatcaaatgcTCTTAACTCTGGCAGTGTGTATGgtgggtgaggcagagggagggggtcaTGGGGCCCACAAGGCAGGTGTTTTCTGTGCAAAAGGTCACTTGTGTATAAAAGAGGCCCCAACAAATGGGTTCCATTTTGGTGGCTCTGTGAGTGTGCAAATGGCCAATAATGCAATGTTCCTGTATACAGAGAGGAGTGGGTGGCTAAGGTGGAGAATCAGGTACTGCCAAGGAACAGGGGCCTAAATTGATCTGTGTGCAAAATGGAGGAGTTTGCAGTGTGGGGATTTTGGTGTGAGCAATATGGGAGTGCTGGTGAGGGGCCAGTGAGCTACCAAACCTTGGATGTGTCAAAGGTTGTATTTTAGGTCCTAAGGTGGACTGAGAGCGTGCAAGTGAGTGGCACTGGATGTCAGTCCCTGAAGGGCATGTGAGTGTGCAAACAAGGATGCTCACGTGGCTGGATCGGTGCAAAGACACCAGTGAGCAAAGAGCAAAGTGTGCCAGAGAATGCATGCGAAATGTGCAAAGAGAGAACCCCACTCCAGAACTGGAAGCCAAATCCTGAATGTGCAAATTAGTGTCAAGGTGGCCGAGTGGGTGCCAAGGCAGAGTGAGCCAAGGATGAAGTGTGTCAAAGGGTACAAGTGCATAAAAGTGCCATAGGTGCCAGAAGGAGAGCCCAAGGAAGTGTGTGCAGAGAGGGTGAGTGCAGGGAGGCCCAGGGGCACACAGAAGGGAGCAGGCTCGTGGGCACTGGAGCACGTGGACAAGAAGAGGTGAAGTACAAATGGGTGCGGCTGCCAAGATGAGGATCGTGCCTTGGGTGGGGTGGGCACACGCTGCGGAAGGGGGCAGgtggagctgggggcagggggcaggtggagctggggggcagggctAGCCTCCTGCCTGCACACTGGCTGGCTCCTAGTCCCAGAACAGCTCTGGCAGGGAGCAAGGAGCAGGCGGGAGGCCCGGGAAAGGGAACAGGCTGCTGGCCCACCCGCCTGCATTGGGTGTGTAAGGGGGCTGGGCACGCGTGTCCTGCCAACAACTGCAGCTCACACCGCCTGCCAGGCCAGGCTCCTGGACACTCCCTTCCCGCctttctcctcccacctccctccttcctccataGTGCTCCAGCTTCGGATCCACAGGCGGTATCAGGACCCAAGTAAGTGTGGGGCCCCGACAGGGAGGGGGATGGAGGCCTGATACCCCTGGGGTACCCGGGAGGGCAGCTACAAGATATCCCACACTGGTTCCTGAGCCTCAGTCCCTATGCCAGGGATACACTGAAATCCTAGCCTGTCCTTTCCCGAGAACCCAAGAGTATGGGTCCCTCGCCACCCCACCCCTAAAAGCTCTGCATGCTGCTCTGTGACTTCTCTCACTCCAATAAAATGCATGAATCCAGatcctgtttctttggagaagaCAGGCATCCCAGACTCCACACTTGGCACACATAAAGAATCTCAGGATGTGGctttcagcttctctctctcctcaagaACCAGGAATGCTGGCCCCATCCCTGTCCCAGCAAAACTCCCCTCACCCCAAATCTGTGATCCTTAGCTACCACACCCCTAGGTGACTAAGGACaatccctgcctttttttttttttcttttttaagattttatttatttattcatgagagacacacacacacagaggcagggtcacaggcagagggagaagcaggctccctgtggggagcctgattggggacttgatcccaggacccccaggatcacgacctgagcgaaaggcagatgctcaaccactgagccacccagatgccccaattccTGCCTTTCTTGAGAATAGAAAAGGCTGGAACCTTTGCCCTGAGATCCAGGAGCCTGGGCACTCAGCTGCTACCACTGGGGTTTCCCTCCCTGGGCCTGCCCTcccacatgggggggggggggcggcagtgATGGGCTGAGGCCTCCAGGGCCCTCCTTCCCACACAACCTTGCTCCTGTCTGCCTGGCTTGCTGTCTACAGGCCTCTCAGGGTCCTTCACCACCTCTCCAGTCTTGGATCCAGACCCGTGGGTCTCAACCACAGGCCCCGCTCTGGCCCCCAGAGCCCCGGCCCCAGTCTCGCCCTCGGGCCTCACCCCTTTCCTCCTCAGCCCTGGGGACCTGCTCCCTGAATCAGAATACGGCACTTGGAGGTCCCTGAAGGTGAGTCTCCATCGAGTGAGGAGTACCCCGGAGAGTCTAGCATTGGTCCTCCTTGCTGCTGCCCTTTCTGCTCCTTTTAATGGTGGTGGCAAGCTGACACCATATTTTGCATGAGGCTCTGGGGCAGGAGAGTGGGGACGGAGCTGAAGCTCCATATGACATCACACCTGCTTTTTCAGGAGTCTCCCAAGATCTCCCAACACTGGAGAAAGCCCAAGGCAAAGGGGAACTTGACATATCACCAGTACATACCCCCAGGGCGGAGACAAGGGTCCAGGGTAGACCCCCCGGCCAAAGAGTTGGCCCTGGGTCCCCCTGGACCACCTCTGTGGGAAGGGACAAACTCACAGCAGCCACCTCCCAGGTATGATCCCTGTTTTTGTTCTCTGGGGGGAAATTCAGACCCCGGTGCACCCTCCTCCCTCAAACCGAGTCCAAGAGCAGGGGGACTCCAGCCCCCAACCCGTCCCTCCCCTAGAAGACAGCCTCTGGTTCCTCCTGTCCTGTGCACAGGAATTAGCCTCTTCGGAGACCCAGGGGTCTGgaccttctccttccttttcacaAGCCCCTGCCGCGTTTGAGAACCTGGGGAcgccctgcctctctcctccccctctaaCCGCGGTTCCCCTCCCCCACGACTACCGCCAGGATGAAGCCCACTGCCCTCACTCCCTCCCCACCTGGAGTcccccgcccctcaccccctccacACAAGCTGGAACTTCAGACCCTTAAACTGGAGGAGCTGACGGTGAGCGAGCATGGGGGGTAACATCCCAGGCTGGCCCTCCCCTCGGTGGGTACCCATAAGTCTAACCCCGCAGCCTCTGCGCCATCAGGGACCCAGGAGCCCGGCTCCCCAGTGCCTCCCCTCGCGGCTTCCAAATGTCTATCCCCAGCTCCTGCCTGCGCCCCGGAGCCCTCCCAGCAAGgcctctcccccccacccgcccagGTCTCAGAGCTCCGGCAGCAGCTGCGCCTGCAGGGCCTCCCGGTGTCTGGGACTAAGTCGATGCTCCTGGAGCGCATGCGCGGCGGCGCCCTGCCCCGCGAGCGGCCGAAGCCGCGGCGCGAGGACGGTCCCGTGGGTGCTCCCTGGCCGCGCCTCAGGCCCAAGGCTCTGGGAGCCGTCCGGCGGCAGGGCTCGGTGAGGGCGGGGCTACGCGCGTGTGGACCAGTGAGGAGAAGACAAAGCGGGACGGGGCGGGAAGTCGAAAGAAGACTAGCCAATGGGATGTGGGGGGGCGTGGTTAAGAGCAAAATGGGAGGATCCAAGGGAAGAGAAGCCAATGAGAATACAGGGCGGTACCGAGGGCGGGCCGGGAAGGGGCCAAGGGGCGGAGCCACAGGTGGCGAGGGGTGGGGTTGCGCCCGGTGGGCGTGGCTTATGGGAGCTCCTCTGTGCGGTTCTAGCTCAAGCCGAGC
This portion of the Vulpes lagopus strain Blue_001 chromosome 2, ASM1834538v1, whole genome shotgun sequence genome encodes:
- the MAMSTR gene encoding MEF2-activating motif and SAP domain-containing transcriptional regulator isoform X1, with the protein product MTLATSSQRSQIIRSKFRSVLQLRIHRRYQDPSLSGSFTTSPVLDPDPWVSTTGPALAPRAPAPVSPSGLTPFLLSPGDLLPESEYGTWRSLKESPKISQHWRKPKAKGNLTYHQYIPPGRRQGSRVDPPAKELALGPPGPPLWEGTNSQQPPPRMKPTALTPSPPGVPRPSPPPHKLELQTLKLEELTVSELRQQLRLQGLPVSGTKSMLLERMRGGALPRERPKPRREDGPVGAPWPRLRPKALGAVRRQGSLKPSPNSCAPPAARTAENPATTSPAPAPAPAPAPAPAPAPAPAAAAAAAAAPAPTPSSAPAAAALTLEEELQEAIRRAQLLPNRGIDDILEDQVEPEDPLPPIPLDFPGSFDVLSPSPDSEGLSSVFSSSLPSPTNSPSLSPRGPTDSLDWLEALSGGPLLGCGPPAPSIFSADLSDSSGKRLWDLLEDPW
- the MAMSTR gene encoding MEF2-activating motif and SAP domain-containing transcriptional regulator isoform X3, encoding MTLATSSQRSQIIRSKFRSVLQLRIHRRYQDPSLSGSFTTSPVLDPDPWVSTTGPALAPRAPAPVSPSGLTPFLLSPGDLLPESEYGTWRSLKESPKISQHWRKPKAKGNLTYHQYIPPGRRQGSRVDPPAKELALGPPGPPLWEGTNSQQPPPRMKPTALTPSPPGVPRPSPPPHKLELQTLKLEELTVSELRQQLRLQGLPVSGTKSMLLERMRGGALPRERPKPRREDGPVGAPWPRLRPKALGAVRRQGSLKPSPNSCAPPAARTAENPATTSPAPAPAPAPAPAPAPAPAPAAAAAAAAAPAPTPSSAPAAAALTLEEELQEAIRRAQLLPNRGIDDILEDQVEPEGRGADPEKQTGNSSPTGPAPGLWCAK
- the MAMSTR gene encoding MEF2-activating motif and SAP domain-containing transcriptional regulator isoform X2, with the translated sequence MTLATSSQRSQIIRSKFRSVLQLRIHRRYQDPSLSGSFTTSPVLDPDPWVSTTGPALAPRAPAPVSPSGLTPFLLSPGDLLPESEYGTWRSLKESPKISQHWRKPKAKGNLTYHQYIPPGRRQGSRVDPPAKELALGPPGPPLWEGTNSQQPPPRMKPTALTPSPPGVPRPSPPPHKLELQTLKLEELTVSELRQQLRLQGLPVSGTKSMLLERMRGGALPRERPKPRREDGPVGAPWPRLRPKALGAVRRQGSLKPSPNSCAPPAARTAENPATTSPAPAPAPAPAPAPAPAPAPAAAAAAAAAPAPTPSSAPAAAALTLEEELQEAIRRAQLLPNRGIDDILEDQVEPEGLERKGGLWSQGARGALGHLEVGGPLKTPESCG
- the MAMSTR gene encoding MEF2-activating motif and SAP domain-containing transcriptional regulator isoform X4; this translates as MTLATSSQRSQIIRSKFRSVLQLRIHRRYQDPSLSGSFTTSPVLDPDPWVSTTGPALAPRAPAPVSPSGLTPFLLSPGDLLPESEYGTWRSLKESPKISQHWRKPKAKGNLTYHQYIPPGRRQGSRVDPPAKELALGPPGPPLWEGTNSQQPPPRMKPTALTPSPPGVPRPSPPPHKLELQTLKLEELTVSELRQQLRLQGLPVSGTKSMLLERMRGGALPRERPKPRREDGPVGAPWPRLRPKALGAVRRQGSLKPSPNSCAPPAARTAENPATTSPAPAPAPAPAPAPAPAPAPAAAAAAAAAPAPTPSSAPAAAALTLEEELQEAIRRAQLLPNRGIDDILEDQVEPEEIVCM